From a region of the Actinomadura luzonensis genome:
- a CDS encoding PIG-L deacetylase family protein: MPPRTAVFFHAHPDDEALLTAGTMAMLAAEGHRVVLVTATAGERGLADMAPGEALGETRMKELYQSAAVLGCARVECLGYGDSGLSPKGGSAEERPDNAFIDADTEEAAKALAAILQEEQADLLAIYDPAGGYGHPDHVQVHRVGRRAAEIAGTGIVLEATVNRDPLVRLLRLAGRFYRFPPEFDVRTFESAYSPGEAITHRVNVRRYTRQKRAAMAAHASQASGGDSDRTLAVMLKVPRPLYRLVFGTEWYVRRDLPPGARLRHPFDGWPT; this comes from the coding sequence GTGCCTCCACGTACCGCTGTGTTCTTCCATGCCCACCCCGACGACGAGGCCCTGCTGACGGCGGGCACCATGGCGATGCTCGCGGCCGAGGGACACCGCGTGGTGCTGGTCACCGCCACCGCGGGCGAGCGCGGCCTGGCCGACATGGCGCCGGGCGAGGCGCTGGGCGAGACCAGGATGAAGGAGCTCTATCAGTCGGCCGCCGTCCTCGGCTGCGCCCGCGTCGAATGCCTCGGCTACGGCGACTCGGGCCTCAGCCCCAAGGGCGGCAGCGCCGAGGAACGGCCCGACAACGCCTTCATCGACGCCGACACCGAGGAGGCCGCCAAGGCCCTCGCCGCGATCCTCCAGGAGGAGCAGGCCGACCTGCTGGCCATCTACGACCCGGCCGGCGGCTACGGCCACCCCGACCACGTGCAGGTGCACCGGGTGGGCCGGCGGGCCGCCGAGATCGCCGGCACCGGCATCGTCCTGGAGGCCACCGTCAACCGCGACCCGCTGGTGCGGCTGCTGCGGCTCGCGGGCCGGTTCTACCGGTTCCCGCCCGAGTTCGACGTGCGCACCTTCGAGAGCGCGTACTCGCCGGGCGAGGCCATCACCCACCGCGTCAACGTGCGCCGCTACACCCGCCAGAAGCGGGCCGCGATGGCCGCCCACGCCTCCCAGGCCAGCGGCGGCGACAGCGACCGCACGCTCGCCGTCATGCTGAAGGTCCCGCGCCCGCTCTACCGCCTGGTCTTCGGCACCGAGTGGTACGTGCGCCGCGACCTGCCGCCGGGCGCGCGGCTGCGTCATCCCTTCGACGGGTGGCCCACGTAG
- a CDS encoding lysylphosphatidylglycerol synthase domain-containing protein, whose product MKNKWLQIVLSVLSLALAVLLVVYLPQIVRALTGKPVSWAEIGAVFGALGAGEIALMTALWLLSLLAYTFVLTNSLPGLTNLQGLTLNAAGSAVSNLLPFGGAVGVALSFAMTRGWGFGNRAIVVMTLVSGIWNTLFRFILPAVGIIALLVAGEAPNSTVANAGWSGALAILALCAAVAAALYWDRAAAVLGRALDAVTRLLRLRVHASEHFHKLRADTAEIVRTRSLGLSLGMVFFLGFQWAIMAACMWATGAWPGLAQSIAVFALSRVLTSALVTPSGAGIMESGVVFLLTAAFHVPAAPATATALLFGFWTYTIEIPFGGLALGAWALLRRRGGRNAGAESPSAISKAPQ is encoded by the coding sequence ATGAAGAACAAGTGGCTGCAGATCGTCCTGTCCGTGCTGTCGCTGGCGCTGGCCGTGCTGCTCGTGGTGTACCTGCCGCAGATCGTGCGGGCGCTCACGGGCAAGCCCGTGTCGTGGGCCGAGATCGGCGCGGTGTTCGGCGCGCTCGGGGCCGGCGAGATCGCCCTGATGACGGCGCTGTGGCTGCTGAGCCTGCTGGCGTACACGTTCGTGCTGACCAACTCGCTGCCCGGGCTGACCAACCTGCAGGGCCTGACGCTCAACGCGGCCGGCAGCGCGGTCAGCAACCTGCTGCCCTTCGGCGGCGCGGTGGGCGTGGCGCTGTCGTTCGCCATGACGCGGGGCTGGGGCTTCGGCAACCGCGCGATCGTGGTGATGACGCTGGTCAGCGGCATCTGGAACACGTTGTTCCGGTTCATCCTGCCGGCGGTCGGCATCATCGCGCTGCTCGTGGCGGGCGAGGCCCCCAACTCCACCGTCGCCAACGCGGGCTGGAGCGGCGCGCTCGCCATCCTGGCGCTGTGCGCGGCCGTGGCCGCCGCCCTCTACTGGGACCGCGCCGCCGCCGTGCTCGGCCGCGCCCTCGACGCCGTCACCAGGCTGCTGCGGCTGCGCGTGCACGCCTCCGAGCACTTCCACAAGCTGCGCGCCGACACCGCCGAGATCGTCCGCACCCGCTCGCTCGGGCTGTCGCTCGGCATGGTGTTCTTCCTCGGCTTCCAGTGGGCGATCATGGCGGCCTGCATGTGGGCCACCGGCGCCTGGCCCGGGCTCGCCCAGTCGATCGCCGTCTTCGCCCTGTCGCGGGTGCTCACCAGCGCGCTGGTGACGCCCAGCGGGGCCGGGATCATGGAGAGCGGGGTGGTGTTCCTGCTCACCGCCGCCTTCCACGTGCCGGCCGCTCCGGCCACCGCGACCGCACTGCTTTTCGGCTTCTGGACTTACACTATCGAGATCCCGTTCGGCGGCCTGGCCCTGGGCGCGTGGGCGCTGCTGCGCAGGCGCGGCGGCCGGAACGCCGGCGCGGAGTCCCCGTCAGCGATCTCGAAGGCCCCCCAGTGA
- a CDS encoding BTAD domain-containing putative transcriptional regulator: MVAFRVLGPVEAYEHDDELDLGGLRQRAVLARLLVARGQVVPVDTLLYDLWDDDAAKGAQSGLQVYISRLRRVLEPGRPRGGPNRLLVTVASGYALRVASDQVDALRFEQLVRAAGEHLEEGDPQSARGRLEKALGLWRGTPYSDFADQPWAEAEVNRLTELRLVARERHADTGLRLGLHAETVPDLEALTTEHPLREEGWRLLALGLYRCGRQGDALAALRRARNILADELGIDPGPALRKLESDILAQSPELDLAVPARPVRPVPAAGDTWPPRPAAAVEPPPLEPEPFVGRDAELSRLTTAASRTGRFQVAVVTGVAGAGKTTLLRRLEGRLAADGWTTASGACPDSSATPPGWAWVEILRTLIGMTGPGEYAQLLAPLLDDAAPDPDEDEVSGGFRLHRAVGGYLAGVARRGPVLLTLEDLHWADDQTLALLRALPSLLATSRVMLVVTCRESELDDAQSDVLASLARLGPVRVSLSGLDPKAVAELVRATCVREIDEDAVESIVERTGGNPFFVRETVRLLDSEGAADRASATEVLSQVPSGVRDVLRRRISRLPSGAQQILLQAAVIGRDVDLDVLIAVAAGDEDAVIEAVEAALLAGLVTEPGPGLLRFDHDLVRDTLYSDASRLRRTRLHASVAAVIEQRTPSDVAALAHHYFLADTAEKAVHYAGLAAEQAERRFAHREAAQLWEQAIAAFDRSRGDEHGEQPERAKERLRLMLRQIRALAVCGDMHAARLLRRQAMDAALPLGDLEITAKVAASLAVPHKGMTRDFTRTAWEIVDVTERALIELPAGEQRLRASLLTTLALELEGSSSPERGREASLQALELARQSGDPTLIAAALSGRLRQSYDIPAVDARESIGRELLEMAQRSGQMATQALAHLVLMECAAARGDFAVADQHAAAADKLAKQYDLSAPAAVVVWYGGMRQMITGDYAAAERTYREAARMTARAGMLEGRQDLPLITTFCLHLVDGRAAETVDLLADKHHRGAKWTMDAYALALASAGHLADAKAVAATRPPVRPDFLYELAMTWRALAGMLLDDRERMVDCYDKLKPFSDRVAGAGTGVVALWPVALTLGDLAIRLGQPDAAREHYKKALEVAERVGVPRWVEAAQRSVADSSGEG, from the coding sequence ATGGTGGCGTTCCGAGTTCTGGGGCCAGTCGAGGCGTACGAACACGACGACGAGCTCGACCTGGGCGGGTTGCGGCAGCGAGCCGTCCTCGCCCGACTCCTCGTGGCCAGGGGTCAGGTCGTCCCGGTTGACACGCTTCTTTACGACCTGTGGGACGACGACGCGGCCAAGGGCGCGCAGTCGGGCCTGCAGGTCTACATCTCGCGCCTGCGCCGGGTGCTGGAGCCGGGCCGCCCGCGCGGCGGCCCCAACCGCCTGCTGGTGACCGTGGCCTCCGGCTACGCCCTGCGGGTGGCCTCCGACCAGGTCGACGCGCTGCGCTTCGAGCAGCTCGTCCGGGCGGCGGGCGAGCACCTGGAGGAGGGCGACCCGCAGTCCGCCCGCGGCCGCCTGGAGAAGGCGCTCGGGCTGTGGCGCGGCACCCCCTACTCCGACTTCGCCGACCAGCCCTGGGCCGAGGCCGAGGTCAACCGGCTGACCGAGCTGCGCCTGGTGGCGCGCGAGCGGCACGCCGACACCGGGCTGCGCCTCGGCCTGCACGCCGAGACCGTGCCCGACCTGGAGGCGCTGACCACCGAGCACCCGCTGCGCGAGGAGGGCTGGCGGCTGCTGGCGCTCGGCCTCTACCGCTGCGGGCGGCAGGGCGACGCGCTGGCCGCGCTGCGCCGCGCCAGGAACATCCTGGCCGACGAGCTCGGCATCGACCCGGGCCCGGCGCTGCGCAAGCTGGAGTCCGACATCCTGGCCCAGTCGCCCGAGCTGGACCTCGCGGTCCCGGCCCGGCCCGTCCGGCCCGTGCCGGCGGCCGGCGACACCTGGCCGCCCCGCCCGGCCGCGGCGGTCGAGCCGCCGCCGCTGGAGCCCGAGCCGTTCGTCGGCCGCGACGCCGAGCTGTCCCGGCTCACCACCGCGGCCTCGCGCACCGGCCGGTTCCAGGTCGCCGTCGTCACCGGCGTGGCGGGCGCGGGCAAGACCACGCTGCTGCGCCGCCTGGAGGGCCGGCTCGCGGCCGACGGGTGGACCACCGCCTCCGGCGCCTGCCCCGACTCCAGCGCCACCCCGCCCGGCTGGGCCTGGGTCGAGATCCTGCGCACGCTCATCGGCATGACCGGCCCGGGCGAGTACGCCCAGCTCCTCGCCCCGCTGCTGGACGACGCCGCGCCCGACCCCGACGAGGACGAGGTCTCCGGCGGCTTCCGGCTGCACCGGGCGGTCGGCGGCTACCTCGCCGGCGTCGCCCGCCGCGGCCCGGTGCTGCTCACCCTGGAGGACCTCCACTGGGCCGACGACCAGACCCTCGCCCTGCTGCGCGCGCTGCCCAGCCTGCTGGCCACGAGCCGGGTGATGCTGGTCGTGACGTGCCGCGAGAGCGAGCTGGACGACGCCCAGTCCGACGTGCTGGCCTCGCTGGCCCGGCTGGGCCCGGTGCGGGTGAGCCTGTCCGGGCTCGACCCGAAGGCCGTGGCCGAGCTGGTGCGGGCCACGTGCGTGCGCGAGATCGACGAGGACGCGGTCGAGTCCATCGTCGAGCGCACCGGCGGCAACCCGTTCTTCGTGCGCGAGACCGTGCGCCTGCTCGACTCCGAGGGCGCGGCCGACCGGGCGAGCGCCACGGAGGTCCTGTCGCAGGTGCCCTCCGGCGTGCGCGACGTGCTGCGCAGGCGCATCTCGCGGCTGCCGTCCGGGGCGCAGCAGATCCTGCTGCAGGCCGCGGTGATCGGCCGCGACGTCGACCTCGACGTGCTGATCGCGGTCGCCGCCGGCGACGAGGACGCCGTCATCGAGGCGGTCGAGGCCGCGCTGCTGGCCGGGCTGGTCACCGAGCCGGGCCCCGGGCTGCTGCGCTTCGACCACGACCTGGTGCGCGACACCCTCTACTCCGACGCCTCCCGCCTCCGCCGCACCCGGCTGCACGCCTCCGTGGCGGCGGTCATCGAGCAGCGCACGCCCTCCGACGTGGCGGCGCTCGCCCACCACTACTTCCTGGCCGACACGGCCGAGAAGGCGGTCCACTACGCGGGCCTCGCCGCCGAGCAGGCCGAGCGGCGCTTCGCCCACCGCGAGGCGGCCCAGCTGTGGGAGCAGGCGATCGCCGCGTTCGACCGCTCGCGCGGCGACGAGCACGGCGAGCAGCCGGAGCGGGCCAAGGAGCGGCTGCGGCTCATGCTGCGCCAGATCAGGGCGCTCGCGGTGTGCGGCGACATGCACGCGGCGCGGCTGCTGCGGCGCCAGGCCATGGACGCGGCGCTGCCGCTCGGCGACCTGGAGATCACCGCGAAGGTGGCGGCCTCGCTGGCCGTGCCGCACAAGGGCATGACGCGCGACTTCACCCGTACGGCGTGGGAGATCGTGGACGTCACCGAGCGGGCGCTGATCGAGCTGCCCGCCGGCGAGCAGCGGCTGCGGGCGAGCCTGCTGACCACGCTGGCGCTGGAGCTGGAGGGCTCCTCCTCGCCCGAGCGCGGGCGCGAGGCGTCGCTCCAGGCGCTGGAGCTGGCCCGGCAGAGCGGCGACCCGACCCTGATCGCGGCGGCGCTCAGCGGGCGGCTGCGGCAGTCGTACGACATCCCGGCCGTGGACGCGCGCGAGAGCATCGGCCGCGAGCTGCTGGAGATGGCCCAGCGCTCGGGGCAGATGGCCACGCAGGCGCTGGCCCACCTGGTGCTGATGGAGTGCGCGGCGGCGCGCGGCGACTTCGCGGTGGCCGACCAGCACGCCGCCGCCGCCGACAAGCTGGCCAAGCAGTACGACCTGTCGGCCCCGGCCGCGGTGGTCGTCTGGTACGGCGGCATGCGGCAGATGATCACCGGCGACTACGCGGCGGCCGAGCGCACCTACCGCGAGGCGGCCAGGATGACCGCCCGCGCCGGCATGCTGGAGGGCCGCCAGGACCTCCCGCTGATCACCACGTTCTGCCTGCACCTGGTCGACGGGCGGGCGGCCGAGACGGTCGACCTGCTCGCCGACAAGCACCACCGGGGCGCGAAGTGGACGATGGACGCCTACGCCCTGGCGCTGGCCTCGGCCGGGCACCTGGCCGACGCCAAGGCGGTGGCCGCCACCCGGCCGCCGGTGCGTCCCGACTTCCTGTACGAGCTGGCGATGACCTGGCGGGCGCTGGCCGGCATGCTGCTCGACGACCGGGAGCGGATGGTCGACTGCTACGACAAGCTGAAGCCGTTCTCCGACCGGGTGGCGGGCGCGGGCACGGGCGTGGTCGCGTTGTGGCCGGTGGCGCTGACGCTCGGCGACCTCGCCATCCGCCTCGGGCAGCCGGACGCGGCCCGCGAGCACTACAAGAAGGCGCTGGAGGTGGCCGAGCGGGTGGGCGTGCCGCGCTGGGTGGAGGCGGCGCAGCGCTCGGTCGCCGACTCGTCCGGCGAGGGCTGA
- a CDS encoding DedA family protein, with translation MRRAMTAVPAPDTPYWLDLPYWLVGVVLILALFGAFQVYYWVGRRLGEKLYDSRVGRKVGRARIEAVERVVEKWGALAVYGCFWVPGLRHTLPWVAGALRVSYPWYVVASALGCLTWAPLWWFGGAAAVWAWLRLAARSPVAAVAVAVLAAAAVAGFVAWRRRRRRAAAGDAAGNDAVAA, from the coding sequence ATGAGGCGAGCGATGACCGCCGTCCCCGCCCCCGACACGCCCTACTGGCTCGACCTGCCGTACTGGCTGGTGGGCGTCGTCCTCATCCTCGCGCTGTTCGGCGCGTTCCAGGTCTACTACTGGGTCGGCCGCAGGCTCGGCGAGAAGCTCTACGACTCGCGCGTCGGGCGCAAGGTCGGCCGCGCGCGCATCGAGGCGGTCGAGCGGGTCGTCGAGAAGTGGGGCGCGCTCGCCGTCTACGGCTGCTTCTGGGTGCCGGGGCTGCGCCACACCCTGCCCTGGGTCGCGGGCGCCCTCCGCGTCTCCTACCCCTGGTACGTCGTCGCGAGCGCGCTCGGCTGCCTGACCTGGGCGCCGCTGTGGTGGTTCGGCGGCGCGGCCGCGGTGTGGGCCTGGCTGCGGCTCGCCGCGCGCTCCCCCGTCGCCGCCGTGGCCGTGGCCGTGCTGGCGGCGGCCGCGGTGGCCGGCTTCGTGGCCTGGCGCAGGAGGCGGCGGCGCGCCGCCGCGGGCGACGCGGCGGGCAACGACGCCGTCGCCGCCTGA
- a CDS encoding YegP family protein, with protein sequence MAGRFIITEDGRGGYRFALVAGNGQTLAVGEGFTSKAACVNGIETVRRSAPEAVIDDRSGSAAGREPVERA encoded by the coding sequence GTGGCGGGCAGGTTCATCATCACCGAGGACGGGCGGGGCGGCTACCGGTTCGCGCTGGTCGCGGGCAACGGGCAGACGCTGGCGGTGGGCGAGGGGTTCACGTCCAAGGCCGCCTGCGTCAACGGCATCGAGACCGTGCGGAGGAGCGCGCCCGAGGCCGTCATCGACGACCGGAGCGGCAGCGCCGCCGGGCGCGAGCCGGTGGAGCGGGCCTGA
- a CDS encoding D-alanyl-D-alanine carboxypeptidase family protein — protein MRIAGLMGSAALAVLVGFSTPAVAADAPTVAAGEAYVVDSAGTIHLGKRQTRRVPVASLVKVMTAYVVLREAGLGDTITITGADVKYAAKGGATTAGLREGERLTVRDLLYGLLLPSGADAANALARRYGPGKAAFVAKMNRTARALGLADTRYTNADGLPAPANGGWSTAADQVKLAQRALANGTFRSLVGTRTHKVAKTSVHRAHTWHNSNKLLSRSPDVLGVKTGYTKAAGYCLLFAGERNGRQVVGVLLGDSSAERRFTTAERLLDYAGEQIAFG, from the coding sequence ATGCGTATTGCGGGATTGATGGGCTCTGCCGCGCTCGCCGTGCTTGTGGGCTTCTCCACCCCGGCCGTCGCGGCCGACGCGCCCACGGTGGCGGCGGGCGAGGCGTACGTGGTCGACTCGGCGGGAACGATCCACCTCGGCAAGCGGCAGACGCGGCGGGTGCCGGTGGCGAGCCTGGTCAAGGTCATGACCGCGTACGTCGTGCTGCGCGAGGCCGGCCTCGGCGACACGATCACGATCACCGGCGCCGACGTCAAGTACGCCGCCAAGGGCGGCGCGACCACGGCCGGGCTGCGCGAGGGCGAGCGCCTGACGGTCCGGGACCTGCTGTACGGGCTGCTGCTGCCCTCCGGCGCCGACGCGGCCAACGCCCTGGCCCGCCGCTACGGCCCCGGCAAGGCCGCGTTCGTCGCCAAGATGAACCGCACCGCCCGCGCCCTCGGCCTGGCCGACACCCGCTACACCAACGCCGACGGCCTGCCCGCGCCCGCGAACGGCGGCTGGTCCACCGCCGCCGACCAGGTCAAGCTGGCCCAGCGGGCGCTGGCGAACGGCACGTTCCGCTCGCTGGTCGGCACCCGCACGCACAAGGTCGCCAAGACCTCCGTGCACCGCGCGCACACCTGGCACAACTCCAACAAGCTGCTGTCGCGCTCGCCGGACGTGCTCGGCGTCAAGACCGGCTACACCAAGGCGGCCGGTTACTGCCTGCTGTTCGCCGGCGAGCGCAACGGCCGGCAGGTGGTGGGCGTGCTGCTCGGCGACAGCAGCGCGGAGCGCCGCTTCACCACCGCCGAGCGGCTGCTCGACTACGCCGGGGAGCAGATCGCGTTCGGCTGA
- a CDS encoding alpha/beta hydrolase family protein yields the protein MRPFEILLLAADLVAFVALLARRPAVVPAAPAAALAQLAVEGYRWQLVPAYGLAAALTVALAVELIAARTAAWAARRSRLPRRARAAGAALAALTLLAGAGLPIVLPVFRLPEPGGPYGIGTLVYHWTDDVRPEVFTAGRGDRREVMAQVWYPARPAPDAPRAPYLDEPESLTGGVSRVSGLPPFVFGHLRYVISHAVRGAPPLAGRYPVLVFLAGRMGVRQVNTFQVEELVSRGYVVAGIDQPYASAAVAFPDGRRALHDPRMDGRAFQDAHIPFLAGDVTLALDRLAAIDRADPRRLLTGHLDLARAGLFGHSLGAIVGARACLAEPRLRACLLEDAHVPPEVVRARPAVPTMWITRDAATMRLERARFGGWPEQAVLEHQATMRAAYAGLRAQGYFVEVPGMFHLDMTDGPLMSPLSGLIGLSGPIGVARAHEIVRAYSVAFFDRQLKGSAAPLPVFPEARVRSRDGRAG from the coding sequence ATGAGACCCTTCGAGATCCTTCTGCTCGCCGCCGACCTGGTGGCGTTCGTCGCGCTCCTCGCCCGGCGGCCGGCCGTCGTCCCGGCGGCCCCGGCGGCGGCGCTCGCGCAGCTCGCCGTGGAGGGCTACCGCTGGCAGCTCGTGCCGGCGTACGGGCTGGCCGCCGCTCTCACCGTCGCCCTCGCCGTCGAACTCATCGCCGCCCGCACCGCCGCCTGGGCCGCGCGGCGGTCGCGGCTCCCCCGCCGGGCGCGCGCCGCCGGGGCCGCGCTCGCCGCGCTGACGCTGCTCGCCGGGGCGGGCCTGCCGATCGTGCTGCCGGTCTTCCGCCTTCCGGAGCCGGGCGGCCCGTACGGCATCGGCACCCTGGTCTACCACTGGACCGACGACGTGCGCCCCGAGGTGTTCACCGCCGGCCGCGGCGACCGGCGCGAGGTCATGGCGCAGGTGTGGTACCCGGCCAGGCCGGCTCCTGACGCGCCGCGGGCGCCGTACCTGGACGAGCCGGAGTCGCTGACGGGCGGGGTGTCCCGGGTGTCGGGGCTGCCGCCGTTCGTCTTCGGCCACCTGCGCTACGTCATCTCCCACGCCGTGCGGGGCGCGCCGCCGCTGGCCGGGCGGTACCCGGTGCTGGTCTTCCTGGCCGGGCGGATGGGGGTGCGGCAGGTGAACACGTTCCAGGTCGAGGAGCTGGTGTCCCGGGGGTACGTGGTGGCGGGGATCGACCAGCCGTACGCGTCCGCCGCCGTGGCCTTCCCCGACGGGCGGCGCGCGCTCCACGACCCGCGCATGGACGGGCGCGCCTTCCAGGACGCGCACATCCCGTTCCTGGCCGGGGACGTCACGCTGGCCCTCGACCGGCTGGCCGCGATCGACCGGGCCGACCCCCGGCGGCTGCTGACCGGGCACCTGGACCTGGCCCGCGCCGGGCTGTTCGGCCACTCGCTGGGCGCGATCGTCGGCGCGCGGGCGTGCCTGGCCGAGCCGCGGCTGCGCGCCTGCCTGCTGGAGGACGCGCACGTGCCCCCGGAGGTGGTCCGCGCGAGGCCGGCGGTGCCGACGATGTGGATCACCCGGGACGCCGCCACCATGCGGCTGGAGCGCGCCCGGTTCGGCGGCTGGCCGGAGCAGGCCGTCCTCGAGCACCAGGCCACCATGCGCGCGGCCTACGCCGGGCTCCGCGCGCAGGGCTACTTCGTCGAGGTGCCCGGCATGTTCCACCTGGACATGACCGACGGGCCGCTCATGTCGCCGCTGTCGGGCCTGATCGGGCTGTCGGGGCCGATCGGCGTGGCCCGCGCGCACGAGATCGTCCGGGCGTACTCGGTGGCCTTCTTCGACCGGCAGCTCAAGGGCTCGGCCGCGCCCCTGCCGGTCTTTCCTGAGGCCCGCGTGCGGAGCCGCGACGGGCGGGCCGGCTAG
- a CDS encoding LacI family DNA-binding transcriptional regulator: MPKVTLQTIADRLGVSRATVSYAFSRPDQLSEGLRQRILQVADELGYAGPNPTARSLRLGRAGALGLIFTETLAYAFADPYSIGFLQGLATAAEDAGAGLLILPLPHGDRRSETVRDAVVDSFCVMSLPDGHPAMAEVLARKLPVVIVDEPYVPGHPFVGTDEPAAGAAAARHVLELGHRRVGVVMAGLHEDGHTGWSGRERQEGAVFAAMRARRGGYQRACEEAGLDWWGGVPFYEVARNSREAGRRAGHALLGRDPRPTAVLANTDVLALGVLDAAADLGLDVPGELSVVGFSDSAAEEAGLTTVRQARQEIGETAGRLLLSGALLSGAAAGRPAAAEPERLILPHRLIVRATTAPPPPEGRR, translated from the coding sequence ATGCCCAAGGTCACCCTCCAGACGATCGCCGACCGGCTGGGCGTGTCCCGGGCCACCGTCTCCTACGCCTTCTCCCGCCCCGACCAGCTCAGCGAAGGGCTGCGGCAGCGCATCCTCCAGGTCGCCGACGAGCTGGGTTACGCCGGGCCCAACCCCACGGCCCGCAGCCTGCGGCTCGGCCGGGCCGGCGCGCTCGGGCTGATCTTCACCGAGACGCTGGCGTACGCGTTCGCCGACCCGTACTCGATCGGGTTCCTCCAGGGGCTGGCCACGGCCGCCGAGGACGCCGGGGCAGGGCTGCTCATCCTGCCCCTGCCGCACGGCGACCGGCGCAGCGAGACGGTCCGCGACGCGGTGGTCGACTCCTTCTGCGTGATGTCGCTGCCCGACGGGCACCCGGCGATGGCCGAGGTGCTGGCCAGGAAGCTGCCCGTGGTGATCGTCGACGAGCCGTACGTGCCGGGGCACCCGTTCGTCGGCACCGACGAGCCGGCTGCGGGGGCGGCGGCCGCCCGCCACGTGCTGGAGCTGGGGCACCGCCGCGTCGGCGTGGTCATGGCGGGCCTGCACGAGGACGGCCACACCGGCTGGTCCGGCCGCGAGCGGCAGGAGGGCGCGGTGTTCGCCGCCATGCGCGCGCGGCGGGGCGGCTACCAGCGCGCCTGCGAGGAGGCCGGCCTCGACTGGTGGGGCGGGGTGCCGTTCTACGAGGTGGCGCGCAACTCGCGCGAGGCGGGCCGCCGGGCGGGGCACGCGCTGCTCGGCCGCGACCCCCGGCCCACGGCGGTGCTCGCCAACACCGACGTGCTGGCGCTCGGCGTCCTCGACGCGGCCGCCGACCTCGGGCTCGACGTGCCGGGCGAGCTGTCGGTGGTGGGCTTCTCCGACAGCGCGGCCGAGGAGGCCGGGCTGACCACCGTCCGGCAGGCCAGGCAGGAGATCGGCGAGACGGCGGGCCGCCTGCTGCTGTCCGGCGCGCTCCTGTCCGGCGCGGCCGCGGGGCGGCCCGCCGCCGCGGAGCCCGAGCGGCTGATCCTCCCCCATCGGCTGATCGTCCGCGCCACCACCGCGCCGCCGCCTCCCGAGGGGCGGCGCTGA
- a CDS encoding DUF4235 domain-containing protein has product MRPVEKAVSLGMGMLSATLAASLFKRVWKLASGQDDAPDADDLERGWTEILVAATVQGAIFGLVKAAVHRAGAQTFHRRAVSGGGKR; this is encoded by the coding sequence ATGAGACCCGTGGAGAAAGCCGTATCGCTGGGGATGGGCATGCTCAGCGCCACGCTGGCCGCTTCGCTGTTCAAGCGGGTGTGGAAGCTGGCGTCGGGGCAGGACGACGCGCCGGACGCCGACGACCTGGAGCGCGGATGGACGGAGATCCTCGTCGCCGCGACCGTGCAGGGGGCGATCTTCGGCCTGGTCAAGGCCGCGGTGCACCGCGCCGGGGCGCAGACCTTCCACCGCCGGGCGGTCAGCGGCGGCGGCAAGCGCTGA
- a CDS encoding TrmH family RNA methyltransferase produces MLEYVTDAADPRLSDYTRLRDVELRKSLEAERGLFLAEGEKVIRRAIGAGYPIRSVLTTRRWLPSLADVLGDALVYVVSDELMSGIAGFQVHRGALASMERLPLPSVESLLKGPARRLLVLEDLVDHSNVGAIFRSAAALGVDGVLLSPRCADPLYRRAVKVSMGAVFSIPYARMDDWFDGLSRLREAGFVTLALTPDQSAVPLEAVERAERMALLLGAEGDGLSSHWLREADRAVCIRMSAAAMAAGVDSLNVVAAAAIACHGLTLEREQRV; encoded by the coding sequence GTGCTTGAGTACGTCACCGACGCCGCCGACCCGCGCCTGTCCGACTACACCCGGCTGCGCGACGTGGAGCTGCGCAAGAGCCTGGAGGCCGAGCGCGGCCTCTTCCTCGCCGAGGGCGAGAAGGTCATCAGGCGCGCCATCGGCGCCGGCTACCCGATCCGCTCGGTCCTGACCACCCGCCGCTGGCTGCCCTCCCTGGCCGACGTCCTCGGCGACGCCCTCGTGTACGTGGTGAGCGACGAGCTCATGTCCGGCATCGCCGGCTTCCAGGTGCACCGCGGCGCCCTGGCCTCCATGGAACGTCTGCCGCTGCCGTCCGTCGAGAGCCTGCTGAAGGGCCCGGCCCGCCGCCTGCTGGTGCTGGAGGACCTGGTCGACCACAGCAACGTGGGCGCCATCTTCCGCTCGGCGGCCGCGCTCGGCGTGGACGGCGTCCTGCTCTCGCCGCGCTGCGCCGACCCGCTCTACCGGCGGGCGGTGAAGGTCTCGATGGGCGCGGTCTTCTCGATCCCGTACGCCCGGATGGACGACTGGTTCGACGGCCTGTCCCGGCTGCGCGAGGCGGGCTTCGTCACCCTCGCGCTGACGCCCGACCAGAGCGCCGTCCCGCTGGAGGCCGTCGAGCGCGCCGAGCGCATGGCGCTGCTGCTCGGCGCCGAGGGCGACGGCCTGTCCTCGCACTGGCTGCGGGAGGCCGACCGGGCGGTGTGCATCCGCATGAGCGCGGCCGCCATGGCGGCGGGCGTCGACTCGCTCAACGTGGTCGCCGCCGCGGCCATCGCCTGCCACGGCCTGACGCTGGAACGGGAGCAGCGCGTTTAG